From Hydractinia symbiolongicarpus strain clone_291-10 chromosome 11, HSymV2.1, whole genome shotgun sequence, the proteins below share one genomic window:
- the LOC130614865 gene encoding 3'-5' RNA helicase YTHDC2-like, translating to MAERKGGGKGKEKSKVANERSGKTLSKQDICVGEELKIAVTLAVDRFRGNEDEKELEFPSSLTANERAYVHRYCQDLGLISKSRGKGNKRYLTVYKVKEESAIVKCKLSITKSSSSTINSLLSNFPVTNRDRHELSGQKLHKGIINEQSKILARENRLVLGNGPHVPPEAVEGNEFSAAAQSLPIYHQKEEILNVIEENQVVLIAGETGSGKTTQVGKFILEKHHLTKQPCRVICTQPRRLSAMSVSERVAAERGEKVGETVGYQVRLDSKLSPSTLLQFCTNGVLLRLLMVGHKCLSNITHIIVDEIHERDVFSDYLMISLRDLLKTYKKLKVILMSATLNIDLFKKYFGSCQFIHIPGKCYEVKSYFLEDVLKQTGYVTKGMRKLLQENDIQLFQDAMNGLDLARKDQNEVNSKIKENALSKSEEKAKTVEEGSDMEIESENESNSPPKEGTVSDTDTREVTDLNEKLENIDETIDIKDKCSNEINDKLAKDNDVPQDDKLTDAVIDSEEVEAYNDDKEDEEDDILIDDVEVEEMSKEMDSCLAQAWLSGDDEAFDQIIHLIMNENVLIDYQHSETKMTALIVAAARGNLTLTEQLVEFGAQIDIQDPKNKRDALGWAHHFGQNHVAVYLQSLMSEQNDESADTSAETVDDELDENDKRRLELYHKSFDDQRVDLGLIMSLLSYICKKSSSLQGAILIFLPGYDEIVSLRDCLSDDKEFSKRSKYQILLLHSMISTSNQRKVFAIPPKGVRKIILSTNIAETSITIKDVVYVIDSGKVKEKSHDAVSSISTLRTVWVSKASAIQRRGRAGRCASGFCYHLFSQDRFHHLQTYQDAEILRVPIHDLCLQTKMLAPVNVPISDYLAKAPEPPSNLMIRNSIRVLKSISALDENEDMTDLGKLLVEISIEPQLGKMVFMGLSLKCLEPAIIIACCSAYKEPFLLPTVASQKSYAASSKLRLSSDSHSDQIAMLRAFQGWQHARKDGREKSYCSRHFISPGTMEMVHGMRQQILTRLRSLGLIRSHGAGDIKDLNRNSKNWAVIKAVVGAGLYPNLVKVDRENSVLVSEKEKKVTIHNSSVIMARNEDKVQSTVSRANKLKSIVSSLPFDWLTYEELSRLYYSVQIRSVSVLSPVAVALLGGQCLSYEHSSLRLKSGRDREGKRNERNRDNFFQESDSEQEDSNDENTSFFKIDDWITFSADDMTLNSVAMLRVKFLALFTKHIQIPAKSWSEADDAIVQCIVNILTKEEQAVGLTNPATRDVEKKISNESRPDRYLSHYDSYSHSRGGYSRGYRQEASSRGRRRYPPRQQRRRHFSDEKSSDNDDAGSEEIGEQKRRSKRFFILKCNNDRNMTISFERNIWATTKNNEKKLDRAFRESDSVYLIFSVQGSGHFQGVAKMKTNISNRFCDDFGSSNLGGVFDVEWISKEDIAFQHTQHLTNPWNDNKKVQISRDAQEVEPSVGEQLCKLWEHMRDIPKEPMARSPSVSPVNSPIKEKEENQFYTGTEIYDENEASYMEGYQLYSPPPFSPQYMPEFQHVPPHYAPPPPPMYQQPYPVYAATGGMPAYRPDYYQLQYPPQRNGDTGVYARDGQYQGIRPDSQNRSNYGT from the exons ATGGCGGAAAGAAAAGGCGGTGGGAAAGGGAAAGAGAAGTCAAAAGTTGCTAATGAACGATCTGGGAAGACACTCTCTAAACAAGATATATGCGTGGGAGAAGAATTAAAAATAGCTGTTACACTTGCGGTTGATCGTTTTCGAGGCAACGAAGACGAAAAGGAATTAGAGTTTCCATCTTCACTAACCGCTAACGAGCGAGCCTATGTTCACCGCTATTGCCAAGATCTTGGACTTATCTCAAAAAGCCGCGGCAAGGGAAATAAAAGATATTTGACTGTGTACAAGGTTAAAGAAGAATCAGCAATTGTCAAATGCAAATTAAGTATCACTAAGAGTAGTTCAAGTACTATCAACTCCTTACTGAGTAATTTTCCAGTTACTAATCGAGATCGACATGAACTGTCTGGACAAAAGTTGCATAAAGGTATTATTAACGAGCAGAGTAAAATACTAGCAAGGGAAAACCGGCTAGTTTTGGGGAATGGTCCCCATGTGCCACCTGAAGCTGTTGAAGGCAATGAATTTAGTGCAGCAGCACAATCCCTTCCAATATATCACCAAAAAGAGGAAATCTTAAATGTCATAGAAGAGAACCAGGTTGTGTTAATAGCAGGGGAGACTGGGTCTGGAAAGACAACTCAG GTTGGTAAATTTATTCTGGAAAAACATCATCTGACGAAACAACCATGCAGAGTAATTTGCACACAGCCTCGGCGTTTGTCTGCGATGTCTGTTTCTGAGAGAGTTGCTGCGGAAAGGGGAGAAAAAGTAGGAGAAACAGTAGGCTATCAAGTACGGTTGGATAGTAAACTATCACCAAGTACACTTCTTCAATTTTGTACCAATGGTGTATTACTCAGGTTATTAATGGTTGGCCACAAGTGTTTATCAAATATAACACATATTATTGTGGATGAAATACATGAGCGTGACGTTTTCAGTGATTATTTAATGATTTCCTTGCGAGATTTATTAAAAACGTACAAAAAACTAAAAGTTATTTTGATGAGTGCAACACTAAAtatcgatttatttaaaaagtattttggtTCTTGTCAGTTTATACACATTCCTGGAAAGTGCTATGAAGTAAAATCATACTTCTTGGAGGATGTTCTTAAACAAACTGGTTATGTAACAAAGGGTATGAGAAAGTTGTTGCAGGAAAACGACATACAGCTGTTTCAAGACGCTATGAACGGGCTTGATTTGGCCAGAAAAGATCAGAATGAAGTAAATAgcaaaattaaagagaatgctTTGAGCAAAAGTGAGGAAAAGGCGAAAACAGTTGAAGAAGGTAGTGACATGGAAATTGAAAGTGAAAATGAAAGTAACAG CCCTCCAAAAGAAGGTACTGTCAGTGACACTGATACAAGAGAAGTAACcgatttaaatgaaaagttgGAAAATATTGATGAAACAATTGATATTAAAGATAAATGTAGCAATGAAATTAATGACAAGTTAGCCAAAGATAATGATGTACCTCAAGATGATAAATTAACTGATGCAGTCATAGACAGCGAAGAAGTCGAAGCATACAATGATGACAAGGAGGACGAAGAAGATGATATTCTTATTGACGATGTAGAAGTCGAAGAGATGTCAAAGGAGATGGACTCTTGCTTAGCACAGGCTTGGTTAAGTGGTGACGACGAGGCATTTGATCAAATCATTCACCTCATCATGAACGAAAACGTTCTTATTGATTACCAGCATTCTGAAACAAAAATGACAGCATTAATAGTTGCAGCAGCACGGGGAAATTTAACACTCACAGAGCAACTTGTTGAGTTTGGTGCACAAATTGATATTCAAGAcccaaaaaataaaagagatgCATTAGGTTGGGCCCACCATTTTGGACAAAATCATGTTGCAGTATATTTACAAA GTCTTATGTCAGAACAAAATGATGAATCTGCAGACACTTCTGCAGAAACTGTTGATGATGAACTTGACGAGAACGATAAAAGAAGGCTGGAGTTGTATCACAAATCTTTTGATGACCAACGTGTAGATCTTGGTTTGATCATGTCTCTTCTCAGTTACATTTGCAAAAAATCATCCTCTCTTCAAG GAGCAATCCTAATCTTTTTGCCGGGATATGATGAGATTGTTTCATTGCGTGACTGCTTAAGTGATGACAAGGAGTTCTCTAAAAGATCAAAGTATCAGATTTTGTTGCTTCATTCTATGATATCTACGAGTAACCAACGTAAAGTGTTTGCAATTCCACCCAAAg GTGTAAGGAAAATCATTTTATCAACTAATATAGCGGAAACAAGTATTACTATCAAAGATGTTGTTTATGTAATTGACTCTGGTAAGGTAAAAGAGAAAAGTCATGATGCTGTCAGCTCAATATCAACATTGCGAACTGTGTGGGTGTCCAAAGCTAGTGCTATCCAGCGTCGAG GGCGTGCTGGTCGATGTGCATCAGGTTTCTGTTACCACTTGTTTAGTCAGGATCGATTCCACCACTTGCAAACATATCAGGACGCAGAAATACTGCGCGTGCCAATTCATGACCTCTGTTTACAGACCAAAATGCTAGCACCTGTTAATGTACCAATCAGTGATTACTTAGCAAAGGCTCCAGAACCACCTTCGAATTTGATGATACGGAATTCTATTCGTGTCTTAAAATCTATCAGTGCTTTAG aTGAAAATGAAGACATGACAGATTTAGGAAAATTGTTGGTGGAAATTTCGATTGAGCCGCAACTTGGTAAAATGGTTTTTATGGGTCTGTCATTGAAATGTTTGGAGCCTGCTATTATTATTGCGTGCTGTTCTGCTTATAAAGAACCCT tTTTGTTGCCTACAGTGGCGTCACAGAAGAGTTACGCAGCCTCTAGTAAGTTAAGGCTGAGCTCAGATTCCCACAGCGATCAAATCGCAATGCTTCGAGCATTCCAAGGCTGGCAACACGCACGAAAGGATGGTCGGGAGAAATCTTACTGCTCCAGGCACTTCATTTCACCAG GTACGATGGAAATGGTGCACGGTATGAGACAACAGATCTTAACGAGACTTCGCAGCTTAGGTCTGATACGCTCGCATGGAGCAGGTGATATTAAAGATTTAAACAGAAATAGCAAGAATTGGGCGGTCATTAAAGCTGTAGTTGGAGCAGGACTTTATCCAAATCTTGTGAAG GTTGATCGAGAAAATTCTGTATTAgtatctgaaaaagaaaaaaaggttacCATTCACAACTCCTCGGTTATCATGGCTCGCAACGAAGACAAAGTGCAAAGTACAGTCAGTCGTGCAAACAAACTAAAATCCATTGTTTCAAGCCTTCCTTTTGATTGGTTAACTTATGAAGAATTGTCTCGGCTATATTACTCTGTTCAAATTAGGTCGGTGTCCGTTCTGTCTCCAGTCGCAGTAGCTCTTTTGGGCGGACAGTGTTTATCATACGAGCACAGTAGCTTAAGATTAAAGTCAGGTCGTGATAGAGAAG GTAAAAGAAACGAACGGAATCGAGACAATTTTTTTCAAGAGAGTGATAGCGAACAGGAAGATAGCAATGACGAAAACACTAGTTTCTTTAAAATCGACGATTGGATAACATTTTCAGCTGACGACATGACGTTAAATTCTGTCGCCATGCTAAGGGTCAAGTTTTTGGCTTTGTTTACCAAGCATATACAAATTCCCGCTAAATCTTGGAGCGAAGCTGATGACGCCATTGTGCAATGTATCGTAAATATTTTAACGAAAGAAGAACAAGCGGTCGGCTTAACAAATCCAGCAACAAGAGACGTCGAAAAGAAAATATCTAACGAATCTCGTCCCGACAG GTACTTGAGCCATTATGATTCATACTCGCATTCAAGAGGAGGTTATTCGCGAGGCTATAGACAAGAAGCGTCATCAAGAGGTAGGCGTCGATACCCTCCACGTCAACAGCGTCGACGTCATTTCAGTGACGAAAAATCTTCTGATAACGATGATGCAGGAAGCGAAGAAATAGGTGAACAGAAACGTCGGTCGAAAcgtttctttattttaaagtgtAACAACGACCGTAACATGACGATATCTTTTGAACGCAACATATGGGCGACAACGAAAAATAACGAGAAAAAATTGGATCGAGCATTCAGGGAATCCGATAGTGTTTACCTGATCTTCTCCGTTCAAGGTAGTGGTCACTTCCAAGGGGTAGCGAAAATGAAAACCAATATAAGTAATCGATTCTGTGATGACTTCGGTTCGTCAAACCTTGGTGGTGTGTTTGATGTTGAATGGATAAGCAAGGAGGACATCGCTTTCCAGCACACGCAGCATCTTACTAATCCTTGGAACGACAACAAGAAGGTTCAGATCAGTCGCGATGCTCAAGAAGTTGAACCGAGTGTTGGGGAGCAGTTGTGCAAACTGTGGGAACACATGCGTGATATCCCGAAAGAGCCTATGGCACGCTCGCCTTCCGTATCGCCCGTAAATAGTCCTATTAAGGAGAAAGAAGAAAATCAATTTTATACCGGTACGGAAATATACGATGAAAACGAAGCCTCCTACATGGAAGGCTACCAATTGTACAGCCCGCCTCCATTTAGTCCGCAATACATGCCCGAATTTCAACACGTACCACCACACTATGCACCGCCACCTCCACCTATGTACCAACAACCCTACCCAGTATACGCAGCCACTGGTGGTATGCCAGCATACCGACCTGATTATTATCAACTGCAGTACCCTCCACAAAGAAATGGTGATACGGGGGTGTATGCAAGGGACGGTCAATATCAGGGTATCAGACCTGACTCTCAAAACCGAAGTAATTATGGAACGTGA